Proteins encoded in a region of the Phocoena phocoena chromosome X, mPhoPho1.1, whole genome shotgun sequence genome:
- the LOC136142868 gene encoding LOW QUALITY PROTEIN: diacylglycerol O-acyltransferase 2-like protein 6 (The sequence of the model RefSeq protein was modified relative to this genomic sequence to represent the inferred CDS: inserted 3 bases in 2 codons; deleted 3 bases in 2 codons) yields MAFLSHLDLQESLQTLSVLQWIPVYVFLGAIPILLIPYFLVFTKFGMLSMLALAWLTYDXNTHSQGGRHSTWVRNWTLWKYFXNYFPVKLVKTHDLCPKHNYIIATHPHGILSYGAFIIFPTEATGFARIFPAITPYVGTLEGIFWIPIVRDYVMSMGVCPVSELVLKYLLTKKGSGNAVVIVEDGAAEALLCHAGASTVLLKQHKGFVRLALKTGSYLVSSYSFGENEVHNQETFPEGTWLRFFQKPCRTESKEILRLSFCTFHGRGLTRGSWGFLPFHRPITTVVGEPLPIPKIKKPNKKTVDKYHALYISALCKLFDEVQYGLPETQELTII; encoded by the exons GAGCTATTCCTATTCTTCTTATACCCTACTTTCTGGTGTTCACTAAGTTCGGGATGCTGTCCATGCTCGCCTTAGCCTGGCTCACCTATGA GAACACCCACAGTCAAG GTGGTAGGCATTCAACTTGGGTACGAAACTGGACCCTCTGGAAGTATT CAAATTACTTCCCAGTAAAG CTGGTGAAGACTCATGACCTCTGTCCCAAACACAACTATATCATTGCCACCCACCCCCATGGCATTCTCTCTTATGGTGCCTTCATCATCTTTCCCACTGAGGCCACTGGCTTTGCTCGGATTTTCCCAGCCATCACTCCTTATGTAGGGACCTTGGAAGGGATCTTCTGGATCCCAATTGTGCGAGATTATGTGATGTCAATGG GTGTGTGCCCAGTGAGTGAGTTGGTCTTGAAGTATTTGCTGACCAAGAAAGGCTCGGGCAATGCTGTGGTTATTGTGGAGGATGGAGCTGCTGAAGCCCTCTTGTGCCATGCAGGAGCCTCT ACTGTCCTCCTTAAGCAGCATAAAGGTTTTGTGAGGTTGGCACTGAAGACAGG ATCATACCTTGTTTCCTCCTATTCCTTTGGAGAGAATGAGGTTCACAATCAAGAGACCTTCCCTGAGGGCACGTGGCTAAGGTTCTTCCAA AAACCTTGCAGGACAGAATCAAAAGAAATCCTGAGACTAAGTTTCTGTACCTTCCACGGCCGGGGCCTCACTCGAGGATCCTGGGGCTTCTTGCCTTTCCATCGGCCCATTACCACTGTT g tTGGGGAGCCCCTGCCAATTCCCAAGATTAAGAAGCCAAACAAAAAGACGGTGGACAAGTACCACGCACTCTACATCAGCGCCCTGTGCAAGCTGTTTGACGAAGTACAGTATGGCCTCCCTGAGACCCAGGAGCTGACAATCATATAA